The segment ACCATCGACAATGACTGCAACCTGTTCACCGAACTTCTCGCGAATCACATTTATAGGAACTTTGGGATCTTCGACAATGTCATGTAACAGCGCAGATTGAATAGAAACCGGGTCGTCGGTCAGGTCGGTGATAATGCGAGCAGTGCCGATCAGATGGGTAAAGTACGGACTGCCGTCCTTGCGTATTTGGTCGATGTGTTGTTCATAAGCGAAATAAAATGCCTTCCAGAGCGCTTGTTCGTCCAATACGCCTCGTCGGGAACCAGCGCGATGAATAATGTCGCGAAAAAGCTCTTCAAACCGCTCCAGCTTGAATTCCTGTCCTTCTTCCGTGACCGTGTATAACGGCTCCGCACCGAGAAACTCGATGGGCTCCGGTACATCGTGGATAACCACGGGGGTTGGGACTTTGGTTTCGGGAGTGGTGTGTTCCATCGCTTAGAAAAACTCCTGCTCGGATTCTTCCACTGTTGTGAGTTTCGTCTCAGGGGATGGCTTTACATCGCTGGTGTTTTTAGGTGGTACGCGCGGCGAATAACCAGCGGTAGATGCTGGTTCAGCGGCTGAGGAATAACCTTTCGCAACGTCTTCAAAGCTCGCATACTCCTTGACGAAAATTGCTTCGACAGAACCGGTCGGGCCGTTACGCTGTTTGGCAATAATTATTTCCGCTTCCATCTCCTTTTGCTTCTCTTCCTCGGTCATTTCTTCATATTTCTTGTGTTTATCATAGGTTTCACGATAGAGCATGAGGACAACATCGGCATCTTGTTCAATGGCGCCGGAGTCGCGAAGGTGGTGGAGTTTCGGCTTCTTATCGGTTTTGTCAGAATCGACGGCTGCTCGAGATAGCTGCGCCAAGACAACGATAGGAATTTCCAATTCGCGAGCTAATGCCTTCAAACCTCGGGTGGTGTTGGCAATCGCAACTTGCACCGATTCGACATTGCCGGGTTGTCGCATTAATCCCAAGTAATCAATAAAGACGACATCGATACCATGCTCTTTTTTCATTCGGCGGATTTCGGCACGAACATCGTTCAACGATTGATCAGATCGGTCATTGATGAAAAACGGTATTCGATATATCTCTTCGGAAGTGTCTTTCAAGAGATTGAATTCATCGCGACTCAGAAAACCGGTTCGCAATTTGTGGAGGGAGATTCGCGAACGAATTGCCAATAAACGTAAAACGATTTGTAACGAAGACATCTCCAACGAGACAAAGCCAACCCGCTTGCCGTAATGCCGGGCAGCAGTTAATGCGATGTTCAACGCGAAACTGGTTTTTCCAACCGAAGGACGGGCGGCGATAATGACCAATTCACCTTGTTGAAAACCACCGGTGTATTCGTCTAATTTTCGGAAACCGGTTCCAATACCGACTAACTGACCTTGCCGCTCCCGGTACAATTGAATTTGATCGATCGTCGACGTGATAAATTTGGAAATCGGCTGGAATCCTTCGCCGCGATGTCCGACCGATAACTCGAAAATTTTTGCGGTGAAGTCGCTGAGCAATTCTTCCGGTACAATCTCGTGCTCTTTAATTTCGAGTAAGACGTTCTGCGCGCGACCCGCTAAGGCGCGAAGAATCCATTTATCGACAATTGTCTTGCAATAGGATTGGAGAAATTCCGGGTAAATCGTGTTTTCGATTAAACCGGCGATGTAGGTTTTTCCGCCGACAAAATCGAGGTTGCCTTCATCGGTTAGTAACTGAATTAGAAGCGGTACGTCGATCGAGAGATTTTTTTCATCAAGTTTTCGGATATGTTCGTAGATACTGCGATGTACGTTACTCGAGAAGTGGTACCCTTCAAGGAAACGTGACACTTGGGAAAGTGCGCCACTATCGGTTAGTATCGTTCCGAGGATGTGTTTTTCAATCTCAAACGTGTTCAATAAGTCCGACGGCTCCGCCGGATAGAAATCGATTTTTTCCTCTAATTGTTTCTTCTTTGCCATGATGCCTTAGGTGTTTTTATTCTGTTTGGTTTTAGTATGTGCGTCTCGGGCGGACAATTTTGTGCCGCCCCTACCCATCGTTCAACCCATTTCAAAGTCAACTCAGACAAGATTGTCTGAGCTACAAGCATTATTGAAGACCAAATGTACCGCCTAACTCGATAAAGCGATTTCGGATTCGAGTGAAGTCCTGTAAGGCTTCCCCTTTCCGGTTCGGATCGCGTAAGATGTAGGCTGGATGATAAGTTACCAATAACGGTACGTCGTGATAACTATGTTCGCTCTGTTTGAACACTGCCATTGAGAGTTGTTTTCGTAACAGCGTCGTCGCTGCGATTCTCCCCAATGCCACCAGCAATTTCGGTTGTAACAATTCGATTTGCCGATGGAGATACCCTTCACATTCGGCAACTTCGCTGGGCAGGGGATCGCGGTTTCCCGGCGGCCGACATTTGAGAACATTCGCGATGTAGATTTTATCACGGATGAAACCACTGGTCGTCAACATCTCAGTCAACAGTTTTCCCGCTCGTCCGACAAACGGGATTCCCTGCGCATCTTCATCAGCGCCGGGTGCTTCCCCAATAAACATAAGCTCCGACGAAGGCGAACCGACGCCGAAAACAAACTTCGTACGGGTGTTACCTAACTCGCACCGCGTACAATCGCAGATTGCTTGCAGAAATTGATCCAGCGTCTGGTACTGCGTGAGATTGGTATATTTCGGATCGATCGAAGTCCCCGTCTCGAATGCCATCTGCAACTCCTCTTTCACATGAACTCCAGTCGCAGGTTTTACAATCGGAGCAACTTCTGGTGGTTCACTGTATCCGATTGCAGAATTGGCTTGCACTTTCTGAGCGTCAGTCAGCGAAGCTGGCAACACCCAAAAATCTTCCAATTCAGCGCGTTGTTTCAATACTTGTAGAAAAGGATTCATGAGAACGATATCGCATTATACGTTTAACATTCGACGAAGCTTAGGAAACAAGGAAGAGGGCGTATGCCATACGCCCCTTCCGAAAATCACGGGCTTGGAAGCCCGTAGCCACCAGTGTTTCAAGGATTGTTTCTCAAAACACACGATTCTGTGATTTCTAATTGACACAGATAAGATAGGGTAGTTATTCCATTACACAAGTGGAAACGATTTTTTTCGCTAATTCACTCCGGGATACTTTTCCAAGATCAATGGTTTTGGTTTCACTAATCAATTTTGCCAGTAACGGCGCAGTGCCGAAACCCGTATCATCGGTTACCGGGTTATTCCAAACCAGCCAATCACAATGTTTTGATTCTCGTTTGCGATTTGCTTCGGTTTCGTCCCAATGGTCTTCTAACGCAAAACCAATGATTAACTGATCGGAGCGCTTCGTTTTGGCAAAAGTAGCCAGCAAATCGGGGGTCGGCTCCCACGGGAGCGCGTCACCGAGAGCCGATTTCTTCCATTTTTCCGATGAGGATTGCATCAGTGGTTTCCGGTCGGAAACTGCTGCCACCATTACCCACAGTTCGTTAACCGGAACATAAGATATCAGCAACGACTGCAAGGAAGCGACAGTTGTAAACCGATGACATTCGATTCCGAGCGGTGGTTGGACGGGTGTGTCACCGAGCAACAGGGTGACCGACGCTCCGACCCGATGATATTGCTCGGCTATTGCAATCCCCAACGTCCCCGTTGATCGATTGGTAATCACTCGAACAGCATCAATTGGCTCTGAAGTGGGGCCGGCAACGACTAAGACTTTTTTGCCGCGATGCGATTCGGAACGGTCAAAATGGCGTTCCAAAGCGAGCAACAGCTCGGCGGGTTCCGACATCCGACCAGCACCAGGTTCTTCGTTTGCTGCAGCTAATGCACCAGCATCTGGCCCAATGGTAACTACGCCACGCTCTTGTAATACTTTGATATTCTCTTGGGTTGCAGGGTGTTGCCACATGGCGGTATTCATCGCCGGCGCTAGTAAATAGGGGTGGGGATACGCTAACATTGTACTTGTCAACAAATCGTCGGCAATACCCGTGCGCAGTTTCGCAATCAAATTTGCTGTAGCGGGAGCGATTAGAATGGCATCCGCCCATCGAGCCAAATCGATGTGACGCGGTTCGACCCGTCCGTCATTTGGCCAAAGGGTAGTTTCCAACCGGTTACGCGATAGGGTTTCCAAAGTGAGCGGAGTAATGAATTCCATAGCGTTTTGGGTCGCCATCACCCTAACGGTTGCACCGGTTTTGATCAATAAGCGGATTAACTCACAGGTCTTGTAGACAGCGATTCCACCGGAAATTCCAACAACGATTTTTTTATCGGAGAGTGGAGACATTGGTGTCCCTTTTTATGAGATAATGCAAGATACTCGATTTCCTAACGAAGGGCACGTCAAGAGTAAAAAACGGGCGAACATACCGTTCGCCCGATACAAATCATTGAAAATAGTGATTACTCTTCAGTTAACACTTTCTTTGGCGCCGAGCGCTTCTTCTCAATTTCCGTTTCAGCTAACTGCGGTAAAACAAACTCGTCGTCTTCCTTCGGTTCAACATAGGACCAGACTAATGAATTGGACATCGCTTCCTTGATGGCGGCAACGGTCGGTTTCTCGAAACGAGGCAACTCGATCGGGTCACGAGGTTCTGACAAATCGAAATCGTCATCCAAGGTGTTTTCCCGGATCACATCAACAGTAGCCATTTGTTTTTGCAGAGCTTTAATGGCCTCGAGCTGGTTATTACCGATTTGCCGAGCGCGTATTGAAAGCACCATAACTGCTTCGTATAGCGAGTCGAACTGCTTGAGCAGGTCTTCCTGCACATACATGAATTTTTCTTCCATACTCCCCTTCTCACACCTCTTGAGTGAAGTCAGTTACTTTAGACCAAACTCTAATATACATTAGAACTTCCTCGATTGCACATTCGAGGCTATCATTAATGATACGATAATCGTACTTATTTGCTTCCTGCTGTTCCCGGTCATATCGTTTCAATCGTTTTTGAATCACATCTTCCGATTCCGATTGACGCTTCCTGAGCCTTCGTTCGAGTTCCTCCCGGGAGGGGGGCATGATATAAATCGTTAAAATCGATTGCCAACGCTGCTTCATTTTGGCTGCCCCGTCGACATCGAGATCGAAAATTATCTTTTTACCTTCCCCTTGCGCTTTGCGCAACGGCAGTAAAGGCGTTCCGTACCAATCGCCATGCACTTCGGCAAACTCCGCAAGCTCATCCGCCTGTACCATTCGCTCAAATTCGGAAACCGTTACGAAATGATACTCCCTGCCATTGACTTCGTTATAGCGCGGCGCACGGGTTGTACAAGAAACCGAATGCCAAAACTCTGGAAAAGTTTTCAGGATATGTCGTATGATAGTCGATTTTCCACCTCCCGAAGGCGAGGAAAGCAAAACCGCCAATGTACCGTTATTCGACATTTTGCACTTGTTCCCGGAGTTGTTCGATTGCTTCCCGGATATGGACGGTGAAATGGATCATCTCAACGATAGTCGATTTTGAAGCGATGGTGTTCGCTTCGCGGTGCATTTCCTGCGTTAGGAAATTCAATCGTTTTCCCGCCGCTGAGGTATCCGCAATCGCTTTCCGGAACTGGTCGAGATGGCTTTTCAACCGGGCGATTTCCTCGGCAATGTTTTGGCGGTCGACCAATAATGCTACTTCGGCGGTGAGTCGCATCGGATCGATCAACGCCGGCGATAGCCCGGCATCGATCAACCGCTGTTCTAACCGCTGCTTTTGGATAACAGCATTTCCGTCATGGAGCTTGGCGATTTCGATCACATCAGTTTGGATCTGTTGCAACATCCGTTCAAATTCGATTCGGAGGGTGTCCCCTTCACGGAGCCGCATCGCGATTAAGTCGTCGATGGCAGCTTCAATTGCGGTGAGGAGCGCTTGTTTCATCGCATCGGCGCTCGCCGGAGAACGGTTGCCGATGAGCCACTCATTAAAATACAGTAAATCCCGCAAGGTGACCGGTTCAGTAATATTTGATGCTTC is part of the bacterium genome and harbors:
- the coaBC gene encoding bifunctional phosphopantothenoylcysteine decarboxylase/phosphopantothenate--cysteine ligase CoaBC, producing MSPLSDKKIVVGISGGIAVYKTCELIRLLIKTGATVRVMATQNAMEFITPLTLETLSRNRLETTLWPNDGRVEPRHIDLARWADAILIAPATANLIAKLRTGIADDLLTSTMLAYPHPYLLAPAMNTAMWQHPATQENIKVLQERGVVTIGPDAGALAAANEEPGAGRMSEPAELLLALERHFDRSESHRGKKVLVVAGPTSEPIDAVRVITNRSTGTLGIAIAEQYHRVGASVTLLLGDTPVQPPLGIECHRFTTVASLQSLLISYVPVNELWVMVAAVSDRKPLMQSSSEKWKKSALGDALPWEPTPDLLATFAKTKRSDQLIIGFALEDHWDETEANRKRESKHCDWLVWNNPVTDDTGFGTAPLLAKLISETKTIDLGKVSRSELAKKIVSTCVME
- the gmk gene encoding guanylate kinase, with amino-acid sequence MSNNGTLAVLLSSPSGGGKSTIIRHILKTFPEFWHSVSCTTRAPRYNEVNGREYHFVTVSEFERMVQADELAEFAEVHGDWYGTPLLPLRKAQGEGKKIIFDLDVDGAAKMKQRWQSILTIYIMPPSREELERRLRKRQSESEDVIQKRLKRYDREQQEANKYDYRIINDSLECAIEEVLMYIRVWSKVTDFTQEV
- a CDS encoding DNA-directed RNA polymerase subunit omega; translated protein: MEEKFMYVQEDLLKQFDSLYEAVMVLSIRARQIGNNQLEAIKALQKQMATVDVIRENTLDDDFDLSEPRDPIELPRFEKPTVAAIKEAMSNSLVWSYVEPKEDDEFVLPQLAETEIEKKRSAPKKVLTEE
- the dnaB gene encoding replicative DNA helicase translates to MAKKKQLEEKIDFYPAEPSDLLNTFEIEKHILGTILTDSGALSQVSRFLEGYHFSSNVHRSIYEHIRKLDEKNLSIDVPLLIQLLTDEGNLDFVGGKTYIAGLIENTIYPEFLQSYCKTIVDKWILRALAGRAQNVLLEIKEHEIVPEELLSDFTAKIFELSVGHRGEGFQPISKFITSTIDQIQLYRERQGQLVGIGTGFRKLDEYTGGFQQGELVIIAARPSVGKTSFALNIALTAARHYGKRVGFVSLEMSSLQIVLRLLAIRSRISLHKLRTGFLSRDEFNLLKDTSEEIYRIPFFINDRSDQSLNDVRAEIRRMKKEHGIDVVFIDYLGLMRQPGNVESVQVAIANTTRGLKALARELEIPIVVLAQLSRAAVDSDKTDKKPKLHHLRDSGAIEQDADVVLMLYRETYDKHKKYEEMTEEEKQKEMEAEIIIAKQRNGPTGSVEAIFVKEYASFEDVAKGYSSAAEPASTAGYSPRVPPKNTSDVKPSPETKLTTVEESEQEFF
- a CDS encoding uracil-DNA glycosylase, whose translation is MNPFLQVLKQRAELEDFWVLPASLTDAQKVQANSAIGYSEPPEVAPIVKPATGVHVKEELQMAFETGTSIDPKYTNLTQYQTLDQFLQAICDCTRCELGNTRTKFVFGVGSPSSELMFIGEAPGADEDAQGIPFVGRAGKLLTEMLTTSGFIRDKIYIANVLKCRPPGNRDPLPSEVAECEGYLHRQIELLQPKLLVALGRIAATTLLRKQLSMAVFKQSEHSYHDVPLLVTYHPAYILRDPNRKGEALQDFTRIRNRFIELGGTFGLQ
- a CDS encoding YicC family protein produces the protein MIISMTGFGKGEATLERRKVVVEARSINSRHLDVSLRLPSVMQPFELEVRELLRKKIARGKLSVSVSESLLDGSPVPLELSVDDAVSLTKQLREIAEASNITEPVTLRDLLYFNEWLIGNRSPASADAMKQALLTAIEAAIDDLIAMRLREGDTLRIEFERMLQQIQTDVIEIAKLHDGNAVIQKQRLEQRLIDAGLSPALIDPMRLTAEVALLVDRQNIAEEIARLKSHLDQFRKAIADTSAAGKRLNFLTQEMHREANTIASKSTIVEMIHFTVHIREAIEQLREQVQNVE